The following proteins are encoded in a genomic region of Methanoculleus bourgensis MS2:
- a CDS encoding DUF7714 family protein: MIFPAHCKYVGMVTGTPCGNRAYFLSRYLIRETADGPEVLEVETDPEGTGLMRRVLSTRVLAAGDEVYRYPDRVNVHDRTFLLGAALRSGHRCTIFSGHDGQTTFVLDPDLSGFLRIHVYDITPPRPHLSATLQDLEGTGLFGDLEVVFEHHVRDIREIEADVYPCRVAGFARTLDADQVQPSDRVAGCLTARDLVRECYGEEIAVENICPLEAVADEPFIARCCRSERGGLGRWNGQFGAVVHWGASPRDIAEAVVRVTAAWRERDGEGSGR, translated from the coding sequence GTGATCTTTCCTGCGCACTGCAAGTACGTCGGAATGGTGACCGGCACCCCGTGCGGCAACCGTGCCTACTTCCTCTCGCGCTACCTGATCCGGGAGACCGCCGACGGGCCTGAGGTGCTCGAGGTGGAGACCGATCCGGAAGGCACCGGGCTGATGCGCCGCGTGCTCTCGACCCGGGTGCTCGCCGCCGGCGACGAGGTCTACCGCTACCCCGACCGGGTAAACGTCCACGACCGAACATTCTTGTTGGGGGCGGCGCTCAGGTCCGGGCACCGGTGCACCATATTTTCCGGCCACGACGGTCAGACTACGTTCGTTCTCGATCCTGACCTCTCGGGGTTCCTCCGCATTCACGTCTACGACATCACCCCGCCCCGGCCCCACCTCTCGGCCACACTTCAGGATCTCGAGGGAACAGGGCTCTTCGGCGACCTCGAGGTCGTCTTCGAGCATCACGTCAGGGACATCCGGGAGATCGAGGCCGATGTCTACCCCTGCCGTGTGGCCGGTTTCGCCCGCACCCTCGACGCTGACCAGGTCCAGCCGAGCGACCGGGTCGCAGGGTGCCTGACGGCAAGAGACCTGGTGCGGGAGTGTTACGGGGAAGAGATTGCGGTGGAGAACATCTGTCCACTCGAGGCGGTGGCAGACGAGCCGTTCATTGCCCGGTGCTGCCGGAGCGAGCGGGGAGGCCTCGGGCGCTGGAACGGTCAGTTCGGCGCCGTGGTACACTGGGGCGCGTCACCGCGGGATATCGCAGAGGCGGTCGTGCGCGTCACGGCTGCATGGAGGGAGCGTGATGGTGAAGGTAGCGGTCGTTGA
- a CDS encoding LeuD/DmdB family oxidoreductase small subunit gives MQGVGPAVCLGNDVDTDQIIAGRYLRTKDRSVWAEHVLEDLDPTLAGRIRGAVIVAGRNMGCGSSREQAVVALREAGVVGVVAPSFARIFFRNAVNVGLPVIEAPVSSCTDGAHVAFDLDEGWVEVDGERYPARPLSAKMVAILRAGGLVPYWRSRR, from the coding sequence ATGCAGGGAGTTGGGCCGGCGGTCTGCCTCGGGAACGACGTCGACACCGACCAGATCATCGCGGGCCGTTACCTCCGGACAAAGGACCGCTCGGTCTGGGCCGAACACGTCCTCGAGGACCTGGACCCAACGCTCGCCGGGCGTATCAGGGGTGCGGTCATCGTCGCCGGGAGGAACATGGGGTGCGGGTCGTCCCGGGAGCAGGCGGTGGTCGCCCTCCGGGAGGCCGGGGTGGTCGGGGTCGTCGCCCCGTCCTTTGCCCGAATATTCTTCCGGAACGCCGTCAACGTCGGCCTGCCGGTGATCGAGGCCCCGGTCTCCTCCTGCACCGACGGCGCTCACGTCGCGTTCGACCTTGACGAGGGATGGGTGGAGGTGGATGGGGAACGCTACCCGGCCCGTCCGCTCTCAGCAAAGATGGTCGCCATCCTCCGTGCCGGAGGGCTGGTTCCCTACTGGAGGTCGCGCCGGTGA
- a CDS encoding aconitase/3-isopropylmalate dehydratase large subunit family protein, with the protein MSTLSERILGAPAGTYVDRDVDLAFAHDGTGVLAREALREMGVERLPHPERLHLIFDHIVPANTGTTATLQAELRRYARSSGVALSDAGGGICHQVMSEGLVRPGMIVAGADSHTCTLGAFGAFATGVGATDMAAIWASGATWFRVPETIALQLSGRLSGAAEPKDVALTYVAKLGMEGATYRALEFVGDGAAGVSMDGRLTLCNMAVETGAKAGMFYADATTIRYLAEHGVSASPQVPENCRYEREVNIDLSDIVPLVAVRHRVDTVREVEEVAGTQIDQVFVGTCTNGRYEDLARFAHIVRGRKVAVRTLVIPASRAVLSRAIATGVLADIVDAGCMVSPPGCGPCLGAHMGVLGEGEVCLSTANRNFKNRMGVGGEIYIASVATAAASALAGEIANPEAA; encoded by the coding sequence ATGAGCACGCTCTCAGAGCGGATCCTCGGCGCACCGGCAGGCACGTACGTGGACCGGGATGTCGACCTCGCCTTCGCTCATGACGGGACCGGCGTTCTCGCAAGGGAGGCACTCCGTGAGATGGGGGTGGAGCGGCTCCCCCACCCTGAGAGGCTGCACCTCATCTTCGACCACATCGTCCCGGCGAACACCGGGACGACGGCGACGCTCCAGGCCGAGCTCCGCAGGTATGCCAGGTCTTCCGGCGTCGCGCTCTCTGACGCCGGTGGGGGGATATGCCACCAGGTGATGAGCGAAGGGCTCGTCCGGCCCGGAATGATCGTCGCGGGTGCCGACTCCCACACCTGCACACTCGGCGCCTTCGGCGCGTTTGCCACCGGGGTGGGGGCGACCGATATGGCGGCAATCTGGGCGTCGGGGGCCACATGGTTCCGGGTCCCTGAGACGATCGCGCTCCAGCTCTCGGGCAGGCTCTCCGGCGCCGCGGAGCCGAAAGACGTCGCCCTCACCTATGTCGCAAAACTCGGGATGGAGGGGGCGACCTACCGGGCGCTGGAGTTCGTGGGCGACGGGGCGGCGGGCGTCTCCATGGACGGGCGGCTGACGCTCTGCAACATGGCGGTCGAGACCGGGGCGAAAGCCGGGATGTTTTACGCCGATGCAACCACCATCCGCTACCTCGCGGAGCACGGGGTTTCGGCATCACCGCAGGTCCCGGAGAACTGCCGCTACGAGCGTGAGGTCAATATCGATCTATCAGATATCGTGCCCCTTGTCGCGGTCCGGCACCGGGTGGATACTGTCCGCGAGGTGGAGGAGGTCGCTGGCACGCAGATCGACCAGGTCTTTGTCGGGACCTGCACAAACGGCCGCTACGAAGACCTCGCCCGGTTCGCCCACATCGTCCGGGGGAGGAAGGTAGCGGTCCGCACCCTGGTGATCCCCGCCTCACGGGCGGTGCTTTCCCGGGCGATCGCCACCGGCGTCCTTGCCGATATCGTGGATGCGGGGTGCATGGTGTCCCCACCCGGGTGCGGGCCATGCCTCGGGGCACACATGGGAGTGCTCGGGGAGGGCGAGGTCTGCCTCTCCACCGCCAACCGGAACTTTAAGAACCGGATGGGCGTGGGCGGCGAGATCTACATCGCATCGGTCGCTACCGCAGCGGCGAGCGCGCTCGCAGGCGAGATTGCGAACCCGGAGGCGGCGTGA
- a CDS encoding homocitrate synthase family protein yields the protein MKPWNIEICDVTLRDGEQTPGVSFTRDEKMAIALMLDEIGVEVIEAGFPVVSPAEKECVAAIARSGLDARVCCLARALRPDIEAALDCDVDIVSIFIATSDLHIRHKYRRPREEVLEDALNMVEFASDHGVQVRFAAEDASRTDPAFLVEMYNRGAECGADLLSFADTVGYLTPLEIHAVVSKILAEAPHPLCIHCHDDLGFAAANTITAAAAGAFQLHTTVNGIGERAGNAALEQVLVALRMKGGIDRYDLSRLQEISRLVAQVSGIYPDQVRPIVGENAFAHESGIHIAAILEDPSTYESIPPELVGGERRFVLGKHTGKRALEHIANAYGFNLSDEQARWVLGQIKQRSEGKCSVTREVLCEFLRQAKEGIPQ from the coding sequence ATGAAACCCTGGAATATTGAGATCTGTGATGTAACACTGCGAGACGGGGAGCAGACTCCCGGCGTCTCGTTTACCCGTGACGAGAAGATGGCGATCGCGTTGATGCTTGATGAGATCGGCGTGGAGGTGATCGAGGCCGGTTTCCCGGTTGTATCACCGGCAGAGAAGGAGTGCGTCGCCGCTATCGCACGAAGCGGCCTTGACGCGCGGGTCTGCTGCCTTGCACGGGCATTGCGGCCCGATATCGAGGCGGCGCTCGACTGCGACGTGGATATCGTCAGCATCTTCATCGCGACCTCAGACCTCCATATCAGGCACAAGTACCGGAGGCCCCGGGAGGAGGTGCTTGAGGATGCCCTCAATATGGTGGAGTTCGCCTCCGACCACGGGGTGCAGGTGCGGTTCGCGGCCGAGGACGCCTCACGAACCGACCCGGCGTTCCTTGTGGAGATGTATAACCGGGGCGCCGAATGTGGCGCCGACCTGCTCAGTTTTGCGGACACGGTCGGGTATCTCACCCCGCTTGAGATCCATGCAGTCGTCTCAAAGATCCTTGCAGAGGCCCCGCACCCGCTCTGCATCCACTGTCATGACGATCTCGGGTTTGCGGCGGCAAACACCATCACTGCCGCGGCCGCAGGGGCGTTCCAGCTCCACACCACCGTCAACGGCATCGGCGAGCGTGCCGGGAACGCGGCGCTTGAGCAGGTGCTCGTCGCGCTCAGGATGAAGGGCGGCATCGACCGCTACGACCTCTCCAGGCTCCAGGAGATCTCAAGGCTGGTCGCCCAGGTCTCGGGAATCTACCCTGACCAGGTCAGGCCGATCGTCGGTGAGAACGCCTTTGCCCACGAGAGCGGTATTCATATCGCCGCCATCCTCGAAGACCCGTCGACCTATGAGTCCATCCCCCCGGAGCTGGTGGGCGGCGAGCGGCGGTTCGTCCTCGGGAAGCACACCGGGAAGCGGGCGCTTGAGCATATCGCGAATGCCTACGGTTTCAACCTCTCGGACGAGCAGGCGCGGTGGGTGCTTGGACAGATCAAACAGAGGAGTGAGGGGAAGTGCAGCGTCACCCGGGAGGTGCTCTGCGAATTTCTTCGGCAGGCAAAGGAGGGAATCCCCCAATGA
- a CDS encoding thiamine pyrophosphate-dependent enzyme, translated as MKGTEALALALRRSADRWYAVPGYPVSGLAAATGAAITTNEKVALEYALGDSLAGRRAAVVVKHVGLNACADPLVHATAQGLRAGVVVVVGDDVRAVASDVTQDSRYYGEIARVPVLEPDGEALAPAVEAAFEASETFSRVAIVRVTPDLLDADVPETSASRSDQRGSLADPGLTMAGRAQASDRGTRAMFAWSRSSPLNRFSGGTVGTGPAEGASRAVTVYPPPADPEVLARTREIGRSFLGEHRLLAPPEPTGEPERFSSRGYCRTFCRDCPFHPALAILRDRGMQAACDAGCAILAMNPPYRIGIASYGLGSSVAVAATGTGVALTGDYALLHSGLNALIDVYERQLPLLCIVLANNRMGMTGGHPVPDILRYIAWADPVVCSADDTAALRRVLVPPPGPRTVVIEGTCPEAGHHETLEY; from the coding sequence ATGAAGGGCACAGAGGCGCTGGCTCTCGCGCTCCGGCGGTCGGCAGACCGCTGGTACGCCGTCCCCGGCTACCCGGTCTCCGGGCTCGCCGCCGCAACCGGGGCCGCGATCACCACAAACGAGAAGGTGGCGCTCGAGTACGCCCTCGGCGACTCGCTCGCCGGCCGCCGGGCCGCTGTCGTGGTCAAGCACGTGGGCCTCAACGCCTGTGCGGACCCGCTGGTGCACGCCACCGCCCAGGGGCTCCGGGCCGGCGTCGTGGTGGTCGTCGGCGACGACGTGCGCGCGGTCGCATCAGACGTCACGCAGGACTCCCGCTACTACGGCGAGATTGCCCGGGTTCCGGTACTGGAACCGGACGGTGAAGCGCTCGCACCGGCGGTCGAGGCGGCGTTTGAGGCTTCGGAGACCTTCTCCCGCGTGGCTATCGTCAGGGTCACCCCCGATCTCCTGGACGCGGATGTCCCGGAAACCTCCGCATCCCGGAGCGACCAGAGAGGAAGCCTCGCAGACCCGGGGCTCACGATGGCCGGACGGGCGCAGGCGAGCGACCGGGGAACCAGGGCGATGTTTGCCTGGTCGCGGTCCTCGCCCCTCAACCGGTTCTCCGGCGGCACGGTCGGGACCGGCCCCGCGGAGGGAGCGTCCCGGGCGGTCACGGTCTACCCGCCGCCTGCCGACCCTGAGGTGCTCGCCCGGACCCGGGAGATCGGCCGCTCCTTCCTCGGTGAGCACCGGCTGCTCGCCCCCCCAGAGCCCACCGGAGAGCCTGAGAGGTTCTCCTCGCGGGGGTACTGCCGGACCTTCTGCCGGGACTGCCCGTTCCACCCTGCCCTCGCCATCCTGCGCGATCGGGGCATGCAGGCCGCCTGCGACGCCGGGTGCGCGATCCTCGCGATGAACCCGCCCTACCGTATCGGCATCGCCTCCTACGGGCTCGGCTCATCGGTCGCCGTGGCGGCGACCGGTACGGGGGTAGCGCTCACCGGCGACTACGCACTCCTGCACTCGGGGCTAAACGCCCTCATCGACGTCTACGAGCGCCAGCTCCCGCTCCTCTGCATCGTCCTTGCGAACAACCGGATGGGCATGACCGGCGGTCACCCCGTCCCCGACATCCTTCGTTACATCGCCTGGGCAGACCCGGTCGTCTGCAGCGCAGACGACACCGCGGCGCTTCGCCGGGTTCTGGTCCCCCCACCGGGACCCCGCACGGTGGTGATCGAAGGCACCTGCCCTGAGGCTGGACACCATGAAACCCTGGAATATTGA
- a CDS encoding radical SAM protein, with protein MEWIRLKARLLEAGSVRLSGEPIDRYVSRSAAGPSAGTSGSLFFSTGARRVRVCIDEASPIEVVHRGGGEADLFIDGERVRGRLEPAALHCPRQAYITVSASCIFHCRYCPVPGLPGRRKEIAGIARMVESVADRVDAIAITSGVASSIEEEEAYVLDVVKALLPFSLPIGVSIYPGPETPAWLHALGVAEVKFNIETATPALFSEMCPGLSWEAVWEALRQSVPLFGRGRVYSNVIVGLGETDEDLERVIEGLAGIGVIPILRPLTPAASLAGRPRPSADRMLRLYDIHERILRQAGLDPGRALTMCAACTGCDLVPGRDA; from the coding sequence ATGGAATGGATTCGGCTGAAGGCGCGGTTGCTTGAGGCAGGTTCTGTCCGCCTCTCCGGCGAACCGATAGATCGGTACGTCTCCCGCTCCGCCGCCGGCCCCTCGGCGGGAACGTCCGGCTCACTCTTCTTCTCCACCGGCGCTCGAAGGGTCCGGGTATGCATTGATGAGGCAAGCCCCATCGAGGTCGTCCACCGCGGTGGGGGAGAGGCGGACCTCTTCATCGACGGTGAGCGGGTCCGCGGCCGGCTCGAGCCCGCCGCGCTCCACTGCCCCCGCCAGGCCTACATCACGGTCAGCGCTTCCTGCATCTTCCACTGCCGCTACTGTCCGGTGCCCGGTCTTCCGGGGCGGCGGAAGGAGATTGCCGGGATTGCCCGGATGGTTGAGAGTGTGGCCGACCGGGTCGACGCCATCGCGATCACGAGCGGTGTCGCGTCCTCAATCGAGGAGGAAGAGGCATACGTCCTCGACGTTGTGAAGGCGCTCCTGCCATTTTCCCTCCCCATCGGGGTCTCGATATACCCGGGACCAGAGACCCCGGCCTGGCTCCACGCCCTCGGCGTCGCTGAGGTGAAGTTCAACATTGAGACGGCGACACCGGCGCTCTTTTCTGAGATGTGCCCCGGCCTCTCGTGGGAGGCGGTCTGGGAGGCGCTGCGGCAATCCGTGCCGCTCTTCGGGCGGGGGAGGGTCTACTCAAATGTCATTGTCGGCCTCGGGGAGACCGACGAAGACCTAGAACGGGTCATCGAGGGCCTTGCCGGGATCGGCGTCATCCCTATCCTCCGCCCGCTCACCCCGGCAGCGTCCCTCGCCGGCAGGCCCCGGCCGTCCGCCGATCGAATGCTCAGGCTCTATGACATCCACGAGCGAATCCTCAGGCAGGCCGGGCTCGACCCCGGCCGGGCCCTGACGATGTGCGCGGCATGCACCGGCTGCGACCTTGTGCCGGGGAGGGATGCATGA
- the mmp11 gene encoding methanogenesis marker protein 11, with protein sequence MERLSDPYTIQYPQIVAVADESGERVELIEFFDCTGGAMWVKRHYAQSPLVHSVRTVGATNRYILLTGSADLALEGSVFPAGIAAVAVDGEEIAVTYRGLGGGGVGASICRASAPGVARYRCDPAGGGRLAGSTIWLPRRERVIIGVDDTDTPDEGATWTLAHNIARAVEDDRSRYLSHTIVQLYPVPYRTKNCVAIACEFATSDADGLVRRYRDYLEDYTLSEETGMAVWRGFDPSPLEGFGARVKMGEVSPDDLAALDDHLSIVMDGRGVIGAVAAIPFYTRYEEALALWNGFG encoded by the coding sequence ATGGAGAGACTTTCTGATCCCTACACAATACAGTATCCACAGATCGTGGCAGTGGCCGACGAGAGCGGTGAGCGTGTAGAACTCATCGAGTTCTTTGACTGCACCGGCGGCGCGATGTGGGTGAAGCGCCACTATGCACAGAGCCCGCTTGTCCACTCAGTCAGGACCGTGGGCGCGACCAACCGCTACATTCTTTTGACCGGCAGCGCCGACCTCGCGCTCGAGGGGTCTGTCTTCCCGGCCGGGATCGCCGCGGTCGCCGTCGATGGAGAGGAGATTGCCGTCACCTACCGCGGCCTCGGCGGCGGTGGCGTGGGGGCATCCATCTGCCGCGCCTCAGCGCCGGGCGTCGCTCGCTATAGATGCGATCCCGCCGGCGGTGGGCGGCTCGCTGGCTCGACCATCTGGCTCCCCCGCCGCGAGCGGGTGATTATCGGGGTCGACGACACCGATACCCCGGATGAGGGCGCCACCTGGACGCTGGCCCACAATATCGCCCGGGCCGTCGAGGACGACCGTTCCCGCTACCTCTCCCACACCATCGTGCAACTCTATCCTGTCCCCTACCGGACAAAGAACTGTGTCGCCATCGCCTGTGAGTTCGCCACCTCTGATGCGGACGGACTGGTCCGGCGCTACCGCGACTACCTGGAGGACTACACCCTCTCGGAGGAGACCGGGATGGCGGTCTGGCGGGGATTCGATCCCTCTCCCCTTGAGGGGTTTGGCGCCCGCGTCAAGATGGGCGAGGTCTCGCCCGACGACCTTGCCGCCCTCGACGACCACCTCTCCATCGTCATGGACGGCCGGGGCGTGATCGGGGCTGTGGCGGCGATCCCGTTCTATACGAGGTATGAGGAGGCGCTGGCGTTATGGAATGGATTCGGCTGA
- a CDS encoding DUF1743 domain-containing protein: MISLTPDEVRARFGPLFSMKYLVMVDQKSGLAEIREHCRARGTIEWDAANRVRAGGAIQSCHVEGTTMTMLARLGASPAKFGAAGREIGGQALEGVEVDGDKVVTTWSGIAGAGVGVAACLPQAPGVIRAEYPSEDDLRIGGARVCRVRIVSPLYEKVTIGIDDTDTREEGATWVLALKCAEACTLEGVEYLDMRLVQLNPAVPKKTTNCVGSALNFAVRPGRVDALLEYVRDFVESQAVSDDAGIAVYRGIAFAEESPYAKRVKTELLTVDEAEAEAARMGVRFIDSNARKGRIGALGAVLWGNKGVEAAGLYGETF, encoded by the coding sequence ATGATTTCGCTTACACCTGATGAAGTCAGGGCCCGGTTCGGGCCGTTGTTCTCGATGAAATACCTCGTCATGGTCGACCAGAAATCCGGGCTCGCGGAGATCCGGGAGCATTGCCGGGCCCGGGGGACCATCGAGTGGGATGCGGCAAACCGGGTGCGGGCGGGCGGGGCAATCCAGTCCTGCCACGTCGAGGGCACGACGATGACGATGCTTGCCCGGCTGGGGGCATCCCCGGCCAAGTTCGGGGCGGCCGGCCGGGAGATCGGCGGGCAGGCGCTGGAGGGGGTCGAGGTCGACGGTGACAAAGTGGTGACGACCTGGTCCGGCATCGCCGGGGCGGGCGTCGGCGTCGCCGCCTGCCTGCCCCAGGCGCCGGGCGTGATTCGGGCGGAGTACCCCTCAGAGGATGACCTCCGGATCGGCGGGGCCCGGGTCTGCAGGGTGCGGATCGTCTCACCCCTCTATGAGAAGGTGACGATCGGGATCGACGATACCGACACCCGCGAGGAGGGCGCCACGTGGGTGCTCGCGCTCAAATGCGCCGAGGCCTGCACCCTCGAAGGGGTGGAGTACCTGGATATGCGTCTTGTGCAGCTCAACCCGGCTGTGCCGAAGAAGACGACCAACTGTGTCGGGTCCGCCCTGAACTTCGCGGTCCGCCCGGGAAGGGTGGATGCGCTCCTCGAGTACGTCCGCGACTTCGTCGAGTCGCAGGCGGTCAGCGATGATGCCGGTATCGCCGTCTACCGCGGGATCGCGTTTGCGGAGGAGTCCCCGTATGCGAAAAGGGTCAAGACCGAACTCCTGACGGTCGATGAGGCTGAGGCAGAGGCCGCACGGATGGGTGTCAGGTTCATCGACTCAAACGCCAGGAAGGGCAGGATAGGAGCGCTGGGCGCTGTTCTCTGGGGGAACAAAGGCGTTGAAGCGGCAGGTCTCTATGGAGAGACTTTCTGA
- the fhcD gene encoding formylmethanofuran--tetrahydromethanopterin N-formyltransferase, translating into MELNGVTIDDTYAEAFPTWVARPIITAVTEEWAYKAAVEAVGFATSTIGCPAEAGIDCFVSPDETPDGRPGYAIMICASKKKLKTQVIERLSECVLTAPTTAVFDGLADVVAEVQEKLPVKLHFFGDGYEEKREVGGRTVWAIPIMEGEYIGEEEFGAVKGVAGGNFFVMGENQMAALMAAQAAVDAISGVCGVITPFPGGIVASGSKVGSKKYKFMGASTNEAYCPTLKDKVEDSKVPEGVKAIYEIVIDGVDEDAIRTAMAEGIRAATKVPGVKFISAGNFGGSLGPFKFELADVLAEYL; encoded by the coding sequence ATGGAACTGAATGGTGTTACTATCGACGATACCTATGCAGAGGCGTTCCCGACCTGGGTGGCACGGCCCATTATCACCGCCGTCACCGAGGAGTGGGCATACAAGGCAGCAGTGGAGGCCGTTGGGTTTGCCACTTCCACCATAGGATGTCCGGCGGAGGCAGGCATCGACTGCTTTGTCTCCCCCGACGAGACCCCTGACGGGCGTCCCGGGTATGCGATCATGATCTGTGCGAGCAAGAAGAAACTGAAAACACAGGTGATAGAGCGCCTCTCCGAGTGCGTCCTCACTGCGCCGACGACGGCGGTCTTTGACGGACTCGCTGACGTCGTCGCCGAGGTCCAGGAGAAGCTCCCGGTCAAGCTCCACTTCTTCGGCGACGGGTATGAGGAGAAGCGCGAGGTCGGTGGCAGGACGGTATGGGCCATCCCGATCATGGAGGGCGAGTATATCGGCGAGGAGGAGTTCGGCGCCGTCAAGGGTGTTGCCGGCGGCAACTTCTTCGTCATGGGCGAGAACCAGATGGCCGCCCTTATGGCCGCGCAGGCGGCGGTCGACGCCATCAGCGGTGTCTGTGGTGTCATCACGCCTTTCCCGGGTGGCATCGTCGCGAGCGGCTCGAAGGTCGGGAGCAAGAAGTACAAGTTCATGGGCGCAAGCACGAACGAAGCCTACTGCCCGACACTGAAAGACAAGGTCGAGGACAGCAAGGTGCCTGAGGGCGTGAAAGCGATCTACGAGATCGTCATCGACGGCGTCGATGAGGACGCGATCAGGACCGCGATGGCTGAGGGTATCAGGGCCGCAACCAAGGTGCCGGGCGTGAAGTTCATCAGCGCCGGGAACTTCGGGGGCAGCCTCGGGCCATTCAAGTTTGAGCTCGCGGACGTTCTGGCTGAATACCTTTAA
- a CDS encoding 4Fe-4S binding protein: protein MAFALHINMERCTGCNNCVVACPVDALELHTEDPVTKEKIYKVKDGKAIILDFNSELCAGCGVCVEACPYEVIKLVGPWESRAKARKVEA from the coding sequence ATGGCATTCGCATTGCACATCAATATGGAACGATGTACAGGCTGCAACAACTGCGTGGTGGCATGCCCGGTCGACGCTCTCGAGCTCCATACCGAAGATCCGGTAACCAAGGAGAAGATCTACAAAGTCAAGGACGGCAAAGCCATTATCCTCGACTTTAACTCCGAGCTCTGCGCCGGTTGCGGCGTATGCGTCGAGGCATGCCCCTATGAAGTCATCAAGCTTGTAGGACCGTGGGAGAGCCGGGCGAAGGCCCGAAAAGTGGAAGCCTAG
- a CDS encoding 4Fe-4S binding protein, translating into MALFPKYSKTREGQNVIMEQRLLKAVNNLILNAETCTGCGICVDACPEEAIVLGPVGATRRGAIDYAEPVDVNPEKCSYCGVCVIMCPFNAMTLKIDGEERLPILEKEGFPTYDMVTVIDEEKCDRCTICEEVCPRDAIARDVPAFEGGDEAGKPRQSALETKTTFNVDTEKCNVCGICGELCPSITVVRNPANPETGKIEGDVLWEESTCDGCKICVEACPEEAITLEREVISKKLPGKVDIQQDDCCTCTWCVTSCPTEAITVEKIFEGDIEINPEKCPGGCSTCVEVCPCNALYLPSPVPAKEMKGEIEPNIAINKDFCIFCGACVNACPSEDAIILRRTGIRMQDKDTDLFKSIKEKLLTTRTSKVKETAPGEVEIKVLGEAQEA; encoded by the coding sequence ATGGCACTGTTTCCAAAGTATTCCAAGACGCGGGAAGGACAGAACGTCATCATGGAGCAGAGGCTCCTGAAGGCGGTCAACAATCTGATCCTGAACGCAGAGACCTGCACAGGCTGCGGCATCTGTGTCGACGCCTGCCCCGAGGAAGCAATCGTGCTCGGACCTGTTGGTGCGACACGCCGTGGGGCAATCGACTATGCCGAACCTGTTGATGTCAACCCTGAGAAGTGTTCGTATTGTGGCGTCTGTGTCATCATGTGCCCCTTCAATGCGATGACGCTCAAGATCGATGGAGAGGAACGGCTCCCGATCCTTGAGAAGGAAGGATTCCCCACATACGACATGGTCACGGTAATCGACGAGGAGAAGTGTGACCGGTGCACTATCTGTGAGGAAGTCTGCCCGAGAGACGCCATCGCCCGTGATGTCCCCGCATTTGAGGGCGGCGATGAGGCCGGCAAACCGCGCCAGTCTGCACTGGAGACCAAGACTACGTTTAATGTCGACACAGAGAAGTGCAACGTCTGCGGCATCTGCGGCGAACTCTGCCCGAGCATCACCGTCGTCCGCAACCCCGCAAACCCCGAGACCGGCAAGATCGAAGGGGATGTCCTGTGGGAGGAGAGCACCTGCGACGGATGTAAGATCTGTGTTGAGGCCTGCCCTGAGGAGGCAATCACCCTCGAGCGCGAGGTCATCAGCAAGAAACTCCCGGGCAAGGTTGATATCCAGCAGGACGACTGTTGCACCTGCACCTGGTGTGTCACATCCTGTCCCACCGAGGCAATCACCGTCGAGAAGATCTTCGAGGGAGATATCGAGATCAACCCTGAGAAGTGTCCCGGCGGCTGTTCGACCTGCGTGGAGGTCTGCCCCTGCAACGCGCTCTACCTGCCCTCCCCTGTCCCTGCAAAGGAGATGAAGGGAGAGATTGAGCCAAACATCGCCATCAACAAGGACTTCTGCATCTTCTGTGGTGCCTGCGTCAACGCATGCCCGAGTGAAGATGCGATCATCCTGCGGCGGACGGGTATCAGGATGCAGGATAAGGATACGGACCTCTTCAAGAGTATCAAGGAGAAACTGCTCACCACGAGGACATCGAAGGTGAAGGAGACCGCTCCCGGAGAGGTAGAGATCAAAGTTCTGGGAGAGGCGCAAGAGGCGTGA